The following are encoded together in the Xiphophorus hellerii strain 12219 chromosome 3, Xiphophorus_hellerii-4.1, whole genome shotgun sequence genome:
- the entpd3 gene encoding ectonucleoside triphosphate diphosphohydrolase 3 gives MGSKKKMGYKCRIAGVMLLLIGSIAALVVVAVIQDKLKVKEYGLEFGIVIDSGSSRSNVYLYEWPGEKENETGVVTERKNCKVNGLPISELEVSSKDNKKTFEGFQDCMDEIKNHIPEEKHKTTPLFLGATAGMRLLEMKDQERANKIMGKLRDFLSKQNFQFHNASIITGQEEGLYGWITVNYLKENFLQKNMWNTYIRPNGAETVGSMDLGGASTQIAFQVQERGEGPDYMRVKLYGYPYTVYTHSFLCYGKNEADKRVLDKVIRESSDPAYIINPCYPRGFNITTKASSIYDTECIPKPKNYNSGQEFYMVGGADSEKCGQIVKSIFNFQNCLSKQCSFNGVEQPPVTGDFMAYAGFYFIARALEQSGKSDLGQFNIDVGNFCNTDWAKLKVQKHWISDTYLKTYCFASHYVLTLLADGYKFDNETWKNIHFEQKIKETNIGWSLGYMLSMSNMIPSEVKEITPMTNPVFAGLIFLFSALIIVTAVLGFIILIRTCY, from the exons ATGGGttccaaaaagaaaatgggATACAAGTGTCGCATAGCAGGAGTGATGCTTCTATTGATTGGAAGTATTGCTGCccttgttgttgttgctgtcatCCAGGACAAGTTAAAGGTTAAGGAGTATGGATTAGag TTTGGCATTGTGATAGACTCCGGTTCCTCTCGCTCCAATGTGTACCTGTACGAATGGCCTGGGGAGAAGGAGAACGAGACCGGGGTAGTGACTGAAAGAAAGAACTGTAAAGTTAATG ggcttcctatCTCAGAACTCGAGGTTAGTTCCaaggataataaaaaaacatttgaaggatTTCAAGACTGCATGGATGAAATCAAGAATCACATTcctgaagaaaagcacaaaaccaCACCCCTCTTTCTGGGAGCTACAGCTGGGATGCGCCTGCTAGA AATGAAAGATCAAGAAAGAGCCAATAAAATTATGGGAAAACTCAGAGACTTCCTGAGTAAACAAAACTTCCAGTTCCACAATGCTTCCATCATCACTGGACAGGAAGAGGGACTGTATGGGTGGATCACAGTGAATTACTTGAAGGAAAATTTCCTACAG AAAAACATGTGGAACACTTACATCCGTCCAAATGGAGCAGAGACAGTCGGGTCTATGGATCTCGGTGGAGCATCGACACAGATCGCCTTCCAAGTTCAGGAACGTGGAGAAGGGCCTGACTACATGCGTGTCAAGCTGTATGGTTACCCCTATACTGTCTACACACACAGTTTCCTTTGCTATGGCAAAAATGAGGCTGACAAGAGGGTTCTGGACAAAGTAATCAGG GAATCATCTGACCCAGCCTACATAATAAATCCCTGCTACCCCAGAGGTTTCAACATTACCACAAAAGCTTCATCCATTTATGACACAGAGTGCATACCGAAACCCAAAAACTACAACTCTGGTCAAGAGTTCTACATGGTTGGGGGGGCCGACTCGGAAAAATGCGGGCAAATAGTGAAGTCCATATTTAACTTTCAAAACTGTCTCTCAAAGCAGTGCTCCTTCAATGGGGTGGAGCAGCCACCAGTGACTGGAGATTTTATG GCATATGCTGGATTCTACTTCATTGCTCGAGCGCTGGAGCAGAGTGGGAAATCCGACCTTGGTCAGTTCAACATTGATGTTGGGAACTTCTGCAACACTGACTGGGCCAAG CTAAAAGTACAAAAGCACTGGATCTCTGACACATACCTCAAGACTTACTGCTTTGCCAGTCACTATGTCCTCACTCTTCTGGCAGATGGCTATAAGTTTGACAATGAGACTTGGAAAAATATCCACTTTGAACAAAAG ATAAAGGAAACAAACATAGGCTGGAGTTTGGGCTACATGCTGAGCATGTCCAACATGATCCCGTCTGAAGTGAAAGAAATCACTCCAATGACAAACCCGGTCTTCGCTGGTCTCATCTTTCTATTTTCAGCTCTAATCATTGTAACAGCGGTCTTAGGATTTATCATCCTCATTCGTACTTGCTATTGA